The genomic region GGTGTTGCTCGCCCAAGGACGCACCTCGCGCTTAGTACGCGAACTGCGCGAAGAACGCGAACTCGTCCACGCCATCAGTAGCGATTTTTCGTTGCAACGCGATTCGAGTTTATTTACGATTGGGGCATGGCTCGAACCGCAATACATGGATCGGGTGGAAGCGGCGATCGGCGATCGCCTCTGCCAACTCCAACAACAACCCGTCAGCGAAATCGAACTCAATCGGGCAAAGCGCTTGTTGTGTAACGATTATGCCTTTTCTACGGAAACCCCCAACCAACTGGCGGGGTTGTACGGCTATTACGAAACGATCGCCCGCGCCCAATGGGCCGTGCGCTATCCCGAACAAATTCAGTCGTTCGATCCGTATAATTTGCAACGGGTCGCCAGTCAGTATTTATCGCCTAAATATTATGCGGTAACGACGGTTAAGCCATTTGAATCCACCGTCTAGGGGAAAAATCGCGGTTCGAGGTCGCCAACTTGCCCGGAGTTTTGCGGGGGAGTTGACGTCAACCGATGCCAACGACCACAGTCCACAACCAAGGAAGCCAAGGAAATAGCAGTGAATGAGAGCGTGAAACAGTCGCCAGAGAACGAACGGGTTTGTCGTGCGGTTCTCAGTAATGGCATGGTGGCGATCGCAACGGAGAATCCCGCCGCCGACATTATCGCAGGTCGCATCTTTATCAAAGCAGGGAGTCGCTGCGAACGTCAGGAGCAAGCCGGACTTTCTCACTTACTCTCCGCCGTGTTGACCAAAGGCACCGAACGGCTGTCCTCCCTCGATATTGCCGAACAAGTCGAATCCGTCGGCGCCAGCTTGAGTACCGATACCACCCCGGATTACTTTTTAGTCAGTCTCAAAGCCGTCTCCGCAGATTTTCCCGACCTGTTACACCTGGCGGCAGAATTATTACGATCGCCGTCGTTCCCGGAAGCGGAAGTCGAACTCGAACGCCGCCTCACCTTGCAGGGGATTCGTTCTCAAAAAGAACAGCCCTTTACCGTCGCCTTCGATCGCCTGCGCCAGGCGATGTATCCCGACCATCCCTACGCCTTCTCCAGTCTGGGAACCGAACAAACCGTTACCAACTTACAACGGCAAGACCTCCAACAGTACCATCAAACCTACTTTCGCCCCGATCGCACGGTGATTAGTTTGGCCGGACGGATCGACCCGGAAGCGGCGATCGCCCTGATCGAGGCAGTTTTCGGCGACTGGCAGCCCTCCGGCGAGGCGATCGCCCCACACCCCTTGACCTCGGTGCGCCCTCGTTCGCGCTATCTGAGTATGCCCCAAGACACCCAGCAATCGATCGTCATGGTCGGCTACCTCGGGGCCGCCGTGCGCCCGCCGGACGGTTCCGAGCTCAACCTCGAAGATTACGCCGCCCTCAAACTGCTCAATACTTACCTCGGTAACGGGCTGTCGAGTCGTCTGTTCGTGGAATTGCGCGAAAAACGCGGTTTAGCTTACGACGTGTCCGCGTTTTACCCCACCCGCCTCGATCGCGCCCCCTTCGTCACCTATATGGGAACGGCTCCGGAAAATACCGCGATCGCCCTCAAAGGCTTGCAAACCGAAGTCGAACGCCTCTGCAGCACCGAATTAACCGCCGAAGAGCTGCAAGCCTCTAAAAACAAACTCTTGGGACAGTACGCCCTCGGCAAACAAACCAACGCCCAAATCGCCCAAGTCTTCGGTTGGTACGAAACTCTCGGTCTCGGGATCGATTTCGACCGCCAGTTTACCGAAGCAATTGCCGGGATCGGCGCCGCGATCGCCCGCGACGTGGCTCGCCGCTATTTTCAAGAAACCTATATTTCCCTCCTCGGTCCGGCCCAAGCCTTAGCCGAAGTGCAAATTCCCGCCGCGTGAGGGAAGGTACCGCGTTCTCCTTCCCCTCGTGCCGCTACAATCAAACAGTCAACGTCGAGCAATCGGGGATTTTAGACAGCCGTGGTGCGAATCTTCAACCTTCAGGGGGCGATCGTGGCGATCGCCATTTTAGCTGCGACGGTCTACCCCTTACCGTCTCCCCTCCTGGCCCAATCGAACGGAACCGTCCGCCGTCCGACCTTGCAAATCGGTTCCGAAGGCGAAACCGTCAAGGAATTGCAAGGGGTCTTGAAGTTGATGGGCTACTACACCGGACAAGTCGATGGGATTTATCGCGAAGCCACCGCCAACGCCCTCGCCCGCTTCCAGGAAGATGCTGGAATCCGCAGCGACGGCGTCGCCGGGGACGACACCTGGAATCGTCTGTTTCCCAGTTTTGGGACGCCTCCTAGGGGCGCGATCGCGCCCGCAGAGCCGAGCCCTTCCGGCTATCCCCTCTTACGCAAAGGCATGGACGGACCGCTCGTGACTCAATTACAGGGGCGCTTGCGAGAACTCGGTTTTTTTGAAGGGACGGCGACCGGATATTTCGGCGATCGCACCGAAGCTGCCGTCAAAGCCGCCCAACGACGGTTTAACTTATCCCCGGATGGGATCGTCGGCGAGGCTACCTGGAATGCCCTCAATTTCTAACCCTTCGATCCCTTATTTTCGAGCGCCATTGTAAACAAATTTGTCGGCTTTAATTACACGATGTAACAACGGGTAAAGTTTATTAAATAGGACTTGTTATTTCTGGAGAACGTGGTAACTTGAGAATTAAGGACACGAGGCAAGAACTTCAAGCCCTCCAAAGAGTTGGATTAGGGTTTGTGTCCTTCCCACTCTAATCCCCCGTTCGGCAGAGAGTCCGAAGATAGCATCCGAGACAAGTAATGTGGCGGTTCGTTCCACGGAAGGCGGAAACCACAATTGGTCAAGTTAATAAGGAGTTGACTCGAACAATTGCCGGAAGAGAACGGAAAGCCAAAACTGTGAGTCTGGTTAGACTAAGAGGGATGCGCCCAATGTTGAAGTGTTAGTAGAACCGAGCGGGTCGCGTGTAAATCTCAGTCCGTCCATTGTCCAAATACAACTGAATCTCAAATCGATATCCATCAATCCGAAACCGAAAGGGTCTAGTCGCCTCCGACTGGACCCCATCTTATTGGGAAAAAAAGAAGATTGACCTGGATGCGATCGGTTTCACCCGATCGCCAACGACGCGATCGGGGAAAGCCATGAAGCCCTATTTACCCGAGAGCAGGGGGGTTGAAGTATCGAACAGATTGCTTTGGGCGAACCGTTCGAGGACTTGAGCGAGGCGATCGCACTCGGCAATCAAGCTGATGCGGACGTAGCCCTCGCCCCCGGTACCGAACCCATTCCCCGGCGTCACCACCACCCCGGTGCGATCGAGCAACAAGAGGGCGAATTCCGTCGAACTGATGCCCGGAGGACATTCGGCCCACAGGTAGAACGTCGCTTGAGGGTTTTTGACCTTCCATCCCAAGTCCGTCAGACCCTTGACTAAAAAGTCGCGACGCTTGCGATAGCGCTCTTGGACCTCGTGGATGTAGACATCGG from Oxynema aestuarii AP17 harbors:
- a CDS encoding M16 family metallopeptidase gives rise to the protein MVAIATENPAADIIAGRIFIKAGSRCERQEQAGLSHLLSAVLTKGTERLSSLDIAEQVESVGASLSTDTTPDYFLVSLKAVSADFPDLLHLAAELLRSPSFPEAEVELERRLTLQGIRSQKEQPFTVAFDRLRQAMYPDHPYAFSSLGTEQTVTNLQRQDLQQYHQTYFRPDRTVISLAGRIDPEAAIALIEAVFGDWQPSGEAIAPHPLTSVRPRSRYLSMPQDTQQSIVMVGYLGAAVRPPDGSELNLEDYAALKLLNTYLGNGLSSRLFVELREKRGLAYDVSAFYPTRLDRAPFVTYMGTAPENTAIALKGLQTEVERLCSTELTAEELQASKNKLLGQYALGKQTNAQIAQVFGWYETLGLGIDFDRQFTEAIAGIGAAIARDVARRYFQETYISLLGPAQALAEVQIPAA
- a CDS encoding peptidoglycan-binding domain-containing protein — encoded protein: MVRIFNLQGAIVAIAILAATVYPLPSPLLAQSNGTVRRPTLQIGSEGETVKELQGVLKLMGYYTGQVDGIYREATANALARFQEDAGIRSDGVAGDDTWNRLFPSFGTPPRGAIAPAEPSPSGYPLLRKGMDGPLVTQLQGRLRELGFFEGTATGYFGDRTEAAVKAAQRRFNLSPDGIVGEATWNALNF